The proteins below come from a single Thermodesulfobacteriota bacterium genomic window:
- a CDS encoding ABC transporter substrate-binding protein, protein MKLRKDVLLVAGLLVSIFLIYGTLSHAKEVRGVTDKSITIGVCFPITGPAASLGTVGLEAMRIYIRHINDSGGVNGRRLNLIVEDDRYSIPPAIAALKKLVYRDEIFALLGPGSANQVNAMWKNIEKDKLPNIPFAIPEVAVNPYKKYIFIITDTYPGQVNAITDYMLKDFKLKEQKVALVYPDSEVGKIDSVAAAERFKKYNITPVTKEILNPTAVDASTQVMSIRRYNANCVLHIGTITPTTITLLRELKKFGLNIPVFASFGAMLGEELNAIGEAANQFYSVHATSPWYGKGTGVEEMRKITLKYHPGTEKPYRGTVHTHAWVMTTVMVEGMKRAGKNLDAETLVDSLESMKNYNTGGLCAPITYSSQSHKGGDSWRIYKADPAAGKFIPMTDWRKPE, encoded by the coding sequence ATGAAGTTGAGAAAGGATGTATTGTTGGTAGCTGGATTGTTGGTGAGTATTTTTTTGATTTACGGCACTTTGAGCCACGCAAAAGAAGTCAGGGGAGTAACGGATAAGTCGATAACAATAGGGGTGTGTTTTCCTATAACAGGTCCTGCAGCAAGTCTTGGTACTGTGGGGCTCGAGGCAATGAGGATATATATCAGGCATATTAACGATAGTGGCGGTGTCAATGGAAGACGGTTGAATTTAATTGTAGAAGACGACCGTTACTCGATCCCACCTGCTATTGCCGCTCTTAAGAAGCTGGTTTACAGAGACGAGATATTTGCCCTGCTTGGGCCAGGGTCTGCAAACCAGGTCAATGCCATGTGGAAGAATATTGAAAAGGATAAGTTACCTAATATCCCCTTTGCAATACCTGAAGTCGCCGTTAACCCTTATAAGAAGTATATATTTATCATCACTGACACCTATCCTGGCCAGGTGAATGCCATTACCGATTATATGCTCAAGGACTTCAAACTGAAGGAACAAAAGGTTGCTCTGGTTTATCCTGACAGTGAAGTTGGTAAGATAGACTCCGTGGCTGCAGCAGAGAGGTTTAAAAAATACAATATAACACCTGTAACAAAGGAGATACTAAATCCTACCGCAGTGGATGCCAGCACTCAAGTAATGAGCATCAGGAGGTACAATGCTAATTGCGTGCTTCATATTGGAACTATTACCCCAACAACAATCACATTACTCAGGGAATTAAAGAAGTTCGGATTGAATATACCAGTATTTGCCAGTTTTGGGGCAATGCTTGGAGAGGAACTAAACGCAATCGGTGAAGCAGCAAACCAATTCTACTCTGTTCATGCCACGTCTCCCTGGTATGGTAAAGGTACTGGCGTTGAAGAGATGAGAAAAATCACGCTTAAATATCACCCTGGAACAGAAAAACCATATCGTGGAACAGTACACACCCACGCATGGGTCATGACGACTGTTATGGTAGAGGGGATGAAGAGGGCCGGCAAGAATCTCGACGCAGAAACTCTAGTAGATTCCCTTGAGAGTATGAAGAATTATAATACCGGTGGGCTCTGTGCTCCTATCACTTATAGTTCACAAAGCCATAAAGGTGGGGATTCATGGAGGATATACAAGGCAGACCCTGCAGCTGGGAAGTTCATCCCTATGACAGACTGGAGAAAGCCAGAGTAA